The Altererythrobacter sp. ZODW24 genome window below encodes:
- a CDS encoding site-specific DNA-methyltransferase, producing the protein MTKKKQKLELTWVGKENRPRLEPRILREISEKSYHAAARVSEDDIFDNMLIHGDNLLALKALEADFSGKVRCVYIDPPFNTQQAFDHYDDGLEHSTWLALMRDRLELLHRLLSSDGTIFIHIDDHELAYLTVVADEIFGRENRVNTVTFKQGAATGHKSINPGLVTTSNYILIYAKDKNSWMPNRVFSEKGDRDKRYTRFIENIDEPFSDWRFCTLLSAFAAHKGLPAKGLKKAVGDSYESELAEFVIQNAEAVIRQARPDYKAVSAAARAMIDKSVSRPDEVLFLKREGFSDMYFIAGERLLFYADKLKKIDGKNVAGEPLTTIWDDLLSNNLHNEGGVKFPKGKKPEALIKRCLELATNRHDIVLDSFAGSGTTGAVAHKMGRRWIMAELRDQVDTHVLPRLQSVIDGNDTSGVSKTVGWKGGGGFRYFELAPSLLEKDKWGREVISKDYDPAMLAQAMCKLEGYRYEPSPDVWWQQGQSTETDFLYVTTQTLGLKELSDLSAEVGEGKSLLVLCGAWRGDETQFPNLTLRKIPNHIRAKCEWGHDDYSLNVANLPQPEPEQGEPQGALFAEEDDL; encoded by the coding sequence ATGACCAAGAAGAAGCAGAAACTTGAACTGACCTGGGTGGGCAAGGAGAACCGTCCGCGTTTGGAGCCGCGTATCCTGCGCGAAATATCTGAGAAGAGCTATCATGCCGCCGCGAGGGTGAGCGAGGATGATATCTTCGACAATATGCTAATCCACGGCGATAATCTGCTCGCGCTTAAGGCGCTTGAAGCAGATTTTTCAGGAAAGGTGCGGTGTGTGTATATCGATCCGCCATTTAACACGCAGCAGGCCTTCGATCATTACGATGACGGATTGGAGCACTCAACTTGGTTGGCGCTGATGCGTGATCGCTTGGAGCTGCTGCATCGTCTGCTATCGAGCGATGGAACGATCTTCATCCATATCGATGACCACGAATTAGCTTATTTGACCGTCGTTGCAGACGAGATTTTCGGGAGGGAGAATCGCGTCAATACGGTGACATTCAAGCAAGGGGCAGCAACTGGCCATAAATCGATCAATCCCGGCTTGGTAACCACCTCAAACTACATTCTTATTTACGCGAAAGATAAAAACTCGTGGATGCCCAATCGAGTCTTCTCTGAAAAGGGAGACCGCGACAAGCGGTACACGCGGTTCATTGAAAATATTGACGAGCCATTCAGTGATTGGCGGTTTTGCACGCTGCTAAGTGCCTTCGCCGCGCATAAGGGCTTGCCAGCGAAGGGTTTGAAGAAGGCGGTCGGAGACAGTTACGAAAGCGAGCTTGCGGAATTCGTTATTCAGAATGCCGAAGCAGTTATTCGTCAGGCTCGCCCTGATTACAAAGCGGTAAGTGCTGCGGCGCGAGCGATGATCGATAAATCGGTTTCTCGACCCGACGAGGTTTTATTCCTCAAGCGCGAGGGATTTTCTGACATGTATTTCATCGCAGGCGAGAGGCTACTTTTCTACGCTGACAAGCTGAAGAAAATTGATGGCAAAAACGTTGCAGGCGAACCTCTAACCACAATTTGGGACGACCTCCTATCTAACAATCTGCACAACGAAGGTGGCGTGAAATTTCCGAAGGGGAAGAAGCCCGAAGCGCTTATTAAGAGATGTCTCGAGTTAGCGACAAACAGACATGACATAGTCCTAGACTCATTTGCTGGATCAGGGACCACCGGCGCAGTCGCTCACAAAATGGGACGGCGTTGGATAATGGCCGAGCTAAGAGATCAAGTAGACACACACGTCTTGCCTCGGCTTCAGAGTGTTATCGACGGAAACGATACCAGCGGAGTTTCCAAGACCGTCGGATGGAAAGGCGGCGGTGGCTTTCGCTACTTCGAGCTCGCACCTTCCTTGCTCGAGAAGGATAAATGGGGACGCGAAGTCATTTCAAAGGACTATGATCCGGCAATGCTAGCTCAGGCAATGTGCAAGCTTGAGGGCTACCGCTACGAGCCCAGTCCCGATGTCTGGTGGCAGCAGGGTCAATCGACCGAAACGGACTTTCTTTACGTTACTACGCAAACGCTAGGACTTAAGGAGCTTTCAGATCTTTCAGCTGAAGTTGGCGAAGGCAAAAGTTTGCTCGTGCTGTGCGGGGCTTGGCGAGGGGACGAGACACAGTTCCCGAACCTGACCCTGCGTAAAATCCCCAATCACATCCGCGCCAAATGCGAATGGGGGCATGACGATTACTCGCTCAACGTCGCCAACTTGCCGCAGCCGGAACCCGAACAGGGCGAACCACAGGGCGCCCTCTTTGCTGAGGAGGATGACCTGTGA
- a CDS encoding AAA family ATPase — protein MSSAALKSLGLTAFRGSAGSFVLPFEKGRKLTLVYGENGSGKTTICDGFEFLAKGEVGSLADKGMGAGLKKYWHSLGKSPSDVEVTLTHTDGSSCTGKFAGANPAFELEENRPAIELLRQKQITALIEAEPAKRYKAIQRFVDIVGVEKSEQALKQACDGMATDLSSAQGEETLQFENLDGLYEAAGKTDGIDALAWAKAMAATPTDDQSAELIALANLVGAAGGLEAYPALLQQLEDALEAAQTKFAETEQALTTALESASSAAAETAELLKVGKEFLHAHPDPETCPLCESAENATGLAQSIEKRLEELNAVSTAQTYHSASKQALESVKTALEHLKANYIKSRESFAAAKSGYSWGAAVQLPSDDPPEDMTTLTSWLEESASNFEAWKNREASLRQGDQQRQAVEKAVERFESAKERREEAERLLPHLEAAHKICVETRQAFTNAIMAEIAGKVGELYEKVHPGEGLEKIALQLDPKKRSSVDMHANFAGSDVPPPAYFSQSHLDTLGLCVFLALALREKPGEKILILDDVLGSVDEPHVERVIGMLYEFSQQFQHTIITTHYRPWREKFRWGRLRPDQQCQFVELTNWALDGGIRMKSTVPEIARLQRLLSEEDPDLQAICGKAGVILEEALDFLTLQYQCSVPRKHIAAFTLGELLPAIRGGLRTTLKVETVSTDAAGQEQVDALELKPILDELGQIAQTRNLMGAHFNSLSFDLLDADAMRFGQLVEQLASALVCQEHGWPNRPKTGSYWQNGGDTRRLHPLQKPS, from the coding sequence GTGAGCTCAGCTGCACTTAAGAGTCTTGGGCTTACTGCATTTCGTGGCTCGGCAGGCTCTTTCGTTTTACCCTTCGAGAAAGGACGAAAACTCACGCTAGTTTATGGTGAGAATGGCAGTGGAAAGACGACCATTTGTGATGGGTTTGAATTTCTCGCCAAAGGTGAAGTCGGATCGCTAGCCGACAAGGGCATGGGCGCTGGCCTCAAGAAATACTGGCATTCCCTCGGTAAATCACCAAGCGATGTCGAGGTCACCCTGACTCATACTGATGGAAGCAGCTGCACTGGCAAGTTTGCTGGCGCGAACCCCGCCTTCGAGCTTGAAGAAAACAGGCCTGCGATCGAATTGCTCCGACAAAAACAGATCACAGCGCTCATCGAGGCTGAGCCCGCAAAACGATACAAGGCTATACAGCGTTTCGTTGACATTGTTGGCGTAGAAAAATCGGAACAAGCTTTGAAGCAAGCCTGCGATGGCATGGCCACTGATCTTAGTTCCGCCCAGGGTGAAGAAACACTTCAATTCGAGAACCTCGACGGTCTGTACGAAGCTGCGGGTAAGACTGACGGCATCGACGCATTAGCTTGGGCAAAAGCCATGGCGGCTACGCCTACAGATGATCAATCCGCGGAATTGATCGCACTAGCGAACCTTGTTGGTGCTGCCGGAGGGCTGGAAGCCTACCCCGCTCTACTGCAGCAACTCGAAGACGCCCTAGAAGCTGCTCAGACCAAATTCGCGGAAACCGAACAAGCCCTGACAACCGCGCTTGAATCTGCGAGCTCTGCCGCTGCGGAAACAGCTGAGCTGCTGAAGGTCGGCAAGGAATTTCTTCACGCCCATCCCGATCCTGAAACCTGCCCGCTTTGCGAAAGCGCAGAGAACGCGACTGGCTTGGCACAATCTATTGAAAAACGGCTCGAAGAGCTGAATGCGGTAAGCACAGCGCAAACGTATCATAGCGCCAGTAAGCAAGCCTTGGAGTCTGTGAAGACCGCACTTGAACATCTGAAGGCCAACTACATCAAGTCACGAGAGAGTTTTGCCGCTGCGAAGTCTGGCTATTCCTGGGGTGCAGCCGTTCAGCTCCCTTCTGATGATCCCCCGGAGGACATGACTACTCTAACTTCTTGGCTTGAGGAATCGGCTTCAAATTTCGAAGCTTGGAAAAATCGGGAAGCTTCGCTTAGGCAGGGGGATCAACAGAGGCAGGCAGTCGAAAAGGCAGTGGAGCGTTTCGAGTCTGCCAAAGAACGACGGGAAGAAGCTGAACGGCTTCTCCCGCATCTTGAAGCGGCACACAAAATTTGCGTCGAAACGCGCCAAGCGTTCACCAATGCCATTATGGCCGAGATCGCGGGCAAGGTCGGAGAGCTATACGAGAAAGTTCATCCTGGCGAAGGTCTTGAGAAGATTGCGCTACAGCTCGACCCGAAGAAGCGTTCATCCGTCGATATGCACGCTAATTTCGCCGGTTCGGACGTTCCGCCACCGGCTTACTTCAGCCAATCACACCTCGACACTTTGGGTCTTTGCGTCTTCCTAGCCTTGGCTCTGAGGGAGAAGCCGGGAGAAAAGATCCTGATCCTCGACGATGTCCTCGGCAGCGTCGATGAACCGCATGTCGAGCGAGTGATCGGAATGCTGTACGAATTCAGTCAGCAGTTCCAACACACCATCATCACGACGCATTACCGTCCTTGGCGGGAGAAATTTCGCTGGGGGCGCCTGCGGCCTGACCAGCAGTGCCAGTTTGTCGAACTGACCAATTGGGCGCTTGATGGTGGGATTCGTATGAAGAGCACCGTTCCCGAGATAGCGCGTCTGCAAAGGCTCTTGTCCGAGGAGGATCCCGACCTGCAGGCCATCTGCGGCAAAGCAGGCGTTATCCTTGAAGAAGCACTCGATTTCCTGACCTTGCAATATCAGTGCTCGGTGCCGCGGAAGCATATTGCAGCATTCACATTGGGAGAGCTGCTTCCAGCGATCAGGGGCGGCCTGCGCACTACACTAAAGGTGGAGACCGTTAGCACTGATGCCGCCGGGCAAGAGCAGGTCGATGCGCTTGAGCTGAAACCAATCCTAGACGAACTCGGTCAAATCGCGCAGACGAGAAACCTTATGGGGGCACATTTCAATAGCTTATCGTTCGATCTGCTTGATGCAGATGCAATGAGATTTGGACAGCTGGTGGAACAGCTAGCCAGCGCGCTTGTGTGCCAAGAACACGGATGGCCGAACCGGCCCAAGACGGGCAGTTACTGGCAAAATGGTGGCGATACACGCCGCTTGCATCCCCTTCAGAAGCCGAGCTGA
- a CDS encoding DEAD/DEAH box helicase family protein — protein MSDRPVSNHRHVNAISGRLSLRHPQRASLEILDRITEIVPPKPGTDLEAALEVIASEYPGVSNFERDFVSLCFALATGVGKTRLMGAFITYLKLAHGISNFFVLAPNLTIYNKLITDFTPNTPKYVFKGIAEFAVNPPVLTTGENYERHIGNFSALLDTRINIFNIAKISSEVRGGRSPRIRSFREEIGESYFDYLAGLPDLVMLMDESHRYRATAGMRAINELKPVLGLELTATPFVESNRGPVPFRNVVYDYPLARAMEDGFVKDPAVVTRKNFIADGKTPSAIELMKLEDGIRLHESVKVELETYARENGVKIVKPFVLVIARDTTHAAELLKLLQSETFFKARYADKVIQVDSSSKEEETVEKLLTVEQADNPIEIVIHVNMLKEGWDVTNLYTIVPLRAANARTLIEQSIGRGLRLPYGKRTGVAAVDRLNIVAHDRFQEIVDEANNPESPIRLKQLILDEDTLKKKTVTVVAQPRILSALGIGAAPIAEGESAPSERTFKNPQAEKVAQLAYEAIRKLSRSPEKVPDISFVIRPDVQAAIVREVQEQYRPAQLELEGVTEAPDISSIVAQTSALVVERTISIPRIQLTPKGEVKGGFRPFALDLSNIRYAAPEETLWVQYLDRNEGQSIGMSQGNFLESNPEDYVVSGLIDFPDISYDDNADLLYDLAGQVVSHLRAYLSEDDLLRVLQLEQRNIAGAVHAQMLDHYWTDDTVEYEVVVRQGFTEIRGSAHTAEEGEPLDYRSPPADKSNMARYIFGGFSKCLTTVARFQSDSERRLAVILEREAEKWLRPAKGQFQMFYRSGNDHLEYVPDFVAETSEEFLVLEPKMATKMSDEDVLAKRDVAIEWCERASNHSEANGGKPWRYALIPHDQIRDNVSLSYLVEHG, from the coding sequence GTGAGCGATCGCCCAGTCAGCAACCATCGCCATGTGAATGCAATCTCTGGCCGATTGTCGCTGCGCCATCCTCAGCGTGCGAGTTTAGAAATTCTCGACCGGATCACCGAGATCGTCCCGCCAAAGCCGGGCACTGATCTTGAGGCGGCGCTCGAAGTTATCGCGAGTGAGTATCCGGGGGTCAGCAATTTCGAGCGTGACTTCGTATCGCTTTGCTTCGCGCTAGCAACAGGCGTCGGTAAGACACGACTGATGGGTGCTTTCATCACCTATCTGAAACTGGCGCATGGCATCAGCAACTTTTTCGTGCTCGCGCCCAACCTCACGATTTACAACAAACTCATCACAGATTTCACGCCCAACACGCCCAAATATGTTTTCAAGGGCATCGCTGAGTTCGCCGTGAACCCACCCGTGCTGACCACAGGCGAGAACTACGAACGCCACATCGGCAATTTCTCAGCCCTGCTGGATACGCGGATCAACATCTTCAACATCGCGAAGATTTCCAGTGAAGTCCGTGGTGGGCGTTCGCCTCGCATCCGGTCATTCCGGGAAGAAATCGGCGAGTCCTATTTCGATTATCTTGCAGGCTTGCCGGACTTGGTGATGCTGATGGATGAATCGCACCGCTATCGCGCCACGGCGGGTATGCGAGCGATCAACGAGTTGAAGCCGGTCTTGGGCCTTGAGCTTACCGCCACCCCCTTTGTCGAAAGCAATCGCGGACCGGTCCCATTCCGCAACGTGGTCTATGATTATCCATTGGCACGAGCGATGGAAGACGGCTTCGTCAAAGACCCTGCTGTTGTTACTCGCAAGAACTTCATCGCGGATGGCAAGACACCCTCAGCGATCGAGTTGATGAAGCTTGAGGATGGCATCAGACTTCACGAAAGCGTGAAGGTCGAGCTGGAGACATATGCGCGCGAGAATGGCGTCAAGATCGTTAAGCCGTTCGTCTTGGTAATTGCCCGCGACACGACGCACGCCGCTGAGTTGTTGAAGCTCCTCCAGTCAGAAACCTTCTTCAAAGCGCGCTATGCCGACAAGGTTATCCAGGTCGATTCCAGTAGCAAAGAAGAGGAAACAGTCGAAAAGCTGCTCACCGTTGAGCAGGCTGACAATCCTATCGAGATCGTGATTCACGTAAACATGCTGAAGGAAGGTTGGGACGTCACCAACCTTTACACAATTGTGCCTCTGCGCGCCGCTAATGCTCGAACGCTCATCGAACAAAGTATCGGTCGCGGACTTCGCCTGCCCTATGGCAAGCGCACAGGTGTTGCAGCCGTGGACCGGCTCAACATTGTGGCGCATGATCGCTTCCAAGAGATCGTGGATGAGGCAAACAACCCCGAGTCACCGATACGCCTCAAGCAGCTGATACTAGATGAGGATACCCTCAAGAAGAAGACTGTCACAGTCGTCGCGCAGCCGAGGATCCTGTCTGCTTTGGGGATAGGTGCAGCGCCAATTGCTGAGGGCGAGAGCGCGCCAAGCGAGCGTACTTTTAAGAACCCTCAGGCCGAAAAGGTAGCGCAGCTCGCTTACGAGGCGATCCGTAAACTTTCGCGCTCGCCAGAAAAAGTACCCGATATCTCGTTCGTCATCCGGCCAGATGTCCAAGCAGCAATTGTTAGAGAGGTGCAGGAGCAATACCGGCCAGCCCAGTTGGAATTGGAAGGCGTCACCGAAGCGCCAGATATATCGAGCATTGTTGCTCAGACATCGGCCCTGGTGGTCGAGCGGACGATCAGCATTCCTCGCATTCAGCTGACACCAAAGGGTGAGGTGAAGGGCGGCTTCCGTCCGTTTGCGCTGGACTTGTCGAACATACGGTATGCTGCACCCGAAGAGACGCTTTGGGTTCAATACCTGGACCGCAACGAAGGCCAATCGATTGGAATGAGCCAGGGGAACTTCCTGGAGAGCAACCCCGAAGATTATGTCGTCAGCGGACTGATTGACTTTCCCGACATCTCCTATGACGACAATGCTGACTTGCTTTACGATCTGGCTGGGCAGGTTGTATCCCACCTTCGCGCCTATTTGTCAGAGGATGACCTCTTACGAGTGCTTCAATTGGAACAGCGAAACATTGCCGGAGCGGTCCATGCACAGATGCTCGACCACTATTGGACGGACGATACTGTCGAATACGAGGTCGTTGTCCGGCAAGGTTTCACTGAGATCCGAGGGTCCGCGCATACAGCTGAAGAGGGTGAGCCGCTCGACTATCGCTCTCCGCCTGCCGATAAGAGCAACATGGCTCGTTACATCTTTGGCGGTTTTTCCAAATGCCTGACGACCGTTGCACGCTTCCAGTCAGATTCAGAGCGGCGGCTAGCTGTCATCCTCGAAAGAGAGGCTGAGAAATGGCTCCGACCTGCCAAAGGTCAGTTCCAAATGTTTTACCGAAGCGGGAACGATCATCTTGAGTATGTGCCCGACTTCGTTGCTGAAACTTCGGAAGAATTCTTGGTCCTTGAACCGAAGATGGCGACCAAAATGTCCGATGAAGATGTCCTGGCCAAGCGTGACGTCGCTATTGAATGGTGCGAACGAGCCTCCAATCATTCTGAAGCTAATGGCGGGAAGCCTTGGCGCTACGCCTTGATTCCCCACGACCAAATTCGAGACAATGTCAGTTTGAGTTACCTTGTGGAGCATGGCTAG
- a CDS encoding AIPR family protein → MDDDQLALLKEHLQNTFVDELPPLLQPAADASQNEAKNLARSLSAFTLSSICGISSADASRCVVDDFGDLGIDAIYYSEGTRTLYLVQSKLKSGQAFSQDEANAFSQGVRKLVNSDYNGFNQNVLDRKTEINAALDECEAIQLIVAHTGEALGQYPSAALLDLSQEQPGGEDRIEDPTDYAAPQLMAALRSSQAHARVNCRLVLTDWRKLTSDRTAYIGMVKLSDLAKLHDTHGRALYARNIRASLSHKTPVNRAISKSIVETPDDFEFFNNGVTALCRKVETGRIAQVSRSFKIDSLSIVNGAQTVASAARRLAGKRLGNAASARVLLTIIEATDDRQFGQNVTRFRNFQNAVEKADFIALDDTQERLRRDLAVLGYRYAYQAESYDLADPQIINAQEAAYALAMTLPDPNLPTMAKRNAASLQKVGKYPYPDIFSEGRSATELRNAVLVFRYALARIEEEADAAGGAQAASYRNGAYVIAFILAKRFRNAITGVAAIDPAKLAQEAGPAFDALRQTFWDRVRPIVEGGRDPIHLFKTRDEVRLLVQALMKLDYGLENDPAVHPLEALDQGDDKPYQLRLFRYLTTHAPQIANVT, encoded by the coding sequence ATGGACGATGATCAACTCGCACTTTTAAAGGAGCATCTCCAAAACACATTCGTCGACGAGCTCCCACCGCTTTTGCAACCCGCCGCCGACGCAAGTCAGAATGAGGCAAAAAATCTCGCGCGATCGCTCAGCGCATTCACACTTTCCTCAATCTGCGGCATCTCTTCAGCTGACGCGTCACGTTGTGTGGTTGATGATTTCGGCGATCTGGGCATCGACGCTATATATTACAGTGAAGGAACGCGAACGCTCTATTTAGTGCAAAGTAAGCTTAAGTCTGGGCAGGCTTTCTCGCAGGATGAGGCAAACGCGTTCAGCCAAGGTGTCCGCAAATTGGTGAACTCAGACTATAATGGGTTCAATCAAAATGTTCTCGACCGAAAAACGGAAATCAATGCTGCACTTGATGAGTGCGAGGCGATCCAACTGATCGTTGCGCATACTGGTGAAGCTTTAGGTCAATACCCATCCGCAGCCCTCCTTGACCTAAGTCAGGAACAGCCAGGAGGTGAAGACCGCATCGAAGATCCGACCGACTACGCTGCTCCACAGCTAATGGCAGCGCTGAGGTCTAGCCAGGCGCACGCTAGGGTAAATTGCAGGTTGGTTTTGACTGACTGGCGTAAGCTCACCAGCGATAGGACAGCCTACATAGGCATGGTCAAGTTGTCCGATTTGGCCAAGCTTCATGACACACACGGAAGAGCTTTGTACGCGCGCAATATCAGAGCGAGCCTTAGTCACAAAACTCCGGTAAATCGGGCCATCTCAAAAAGCATAGTCGAGACACCGGATGACTTCGAATTCTTCAACAATGGGGTGACGGCGTTATGTCGAAAGGTGGAAACTGGACGAATTGCGCAAGTTAGCAGGTCATTCAAGATCGACAGCCTGAGCATTGTTAATGGCGCGCAGACCGTTGCCTCGGCCGCGCGCCGTCTAGCTGGAAAACGGCTCGGCAACGCTGCCTCTGCACGTGTTCTACTCACGATAATTGAAGCCACCGATGACCGCCAATTCGGCCAGAATGTGACTCGCTTTCGCAACTTCCAGAACGCGGTGGAAAAAGCGGATTTCATCGCGCTTGATGATACGCAGGAACGCCTACGTCGAGATTTGGCGGTGCTGGGATATCGTTACGCATATCAGGCGGAGTCATACGACTTGGCCGATCCGCAAATTATAAATGCTCAGGAAGCTGCGTATGCGCTCGCAATGACGCTGCCTGATCCTAATCTGCCCACTATGGCCAAGCGCAATGCTGCAAGCTTGCAGAAAGTCGGCAAATATCCTTATCCAGATATCTTTTCAGAAGGTCGGAGCGCCACAGAGCTTCGCAACGCTGTGCTTGTTTTCCGTTATGCACTGGCAAGGATTGAAGAAGAAGCAGATGCTGCAGGCGGCGCGCAAGCAGCGTCGTATCGCAACGGCGCATATGTCATCGCCTTCATCCTCGCCAAACGCTTTAGAAATGCGATCACTGGCGTAGCGGCTATTGATCCGGCCAAGCTGGCTCAAGAAGCTGGCCCCGCATTTGACGCACTACGCCAGACATTTTGGGATCGAGTTCGACCGATCGTGGAGGGCGGCCGCGATCCGATCCACCTATTCAAAACCCGTGATGAAGTCCGGCTGCTGGTGCAGGCGCTTATGAAATTGGACTACGGATTGGAAAATGATCCTGCAGTTCATCCTCTCGAGGCATTGGACCAAGGGGACGACAAGCCCTACCAATTACGCCTATTCAGATACCTGACCACCCATGCCCCTCAGATTGCAAACGTAACATGA